The proteins below come from a single Zea mays cultivar B73 chromosome 8, Zm-B73-REFERENCE-NAM-5.0, whole genome shotgun sequence genomic window:
- the LOC100216990 gene encoding uncharacterized protein LOC100216990 — MPRACLLLASPAISSRPAELSLLFPWRVLLQLGFSSPLYALSSRRFSLRVPHPWLGPSSVPKLPCSRAPTLVAETPMAPGFMFARLCSFPGYRRQFPWWLPLCRALFPAHVPCRARSFPWWLSSLARSCLSQSDVNFPVRACLLTHASPSNSLVFARHEVPPAPLPSRPWRQLLDQLYPWLCSCLTPASRASSTLISLFIHGARLTLGYRCPVRPSWISRAPSSCRRSPSSLRAGRLVCRGRA; from the coding sequence ATGCCCAGAGCCTGCCTGTTGCTCGCGTCTCCGGCCATCTCCAGCCGTCCGGCCGAGCTCTCCCTACTATTTCCCTGGCGCGTCTTGCTCCAGCTTggtttttcttctcccctgtacgCGCTCAGCAGCCGGCGTTTCTCCCTACGCGTGCCGCATCCATGGCTTGGTCCTAGTTCGGTGCCCAAGCTCCCCTGCAGCCGCGCCCCTACGCTCGTCGCTGAAACTCCCATGGCGCCCGGATTTATGTTCGCCCGGCTCTGCTCCTTCCCCGGCTACAGACGCCAGTTCCCATGGTGGCTTCCCTTGTGTCGCGCCTTGTTCCCTGCGCACGTGCCGTGCCGAGCTCGCTCCTTCCCATGGTGGCTGAGCTCTTTGGCTCGGTCCTGCTTGTCCCAAAGCGACGTGAATTTTCCTGTGCGCGCGTGTCTCCTTACGCACGCGTCGCCGTCGAATTCCCTGGTGTTTGCGCGTCATGAGGTTCCTCCAGCGCCCTTGCCCTCTCGCCCGTGGCGTCAGCTACTCGACCAACTCTATCCCTGGCTGTGCTCGTGCCTGACTCCTGCGTCGCGCGCGAGTTCGACGCTCATCTCCCTATTTATCCATGGCGCGCGCCTGACTCTCGGTTATCGGTGCCCTGTCAGGCCGTCCTGGATTTCGCGAGCTCCTTCCAGTTGCCGTCGCTCGCCGTCGTCTCTTCGTGCTGGTCGACTAGTTTGCCGTGGTCGTGCGTAG